The following coding sequences are from one Arachis hypogaea cultivar Tifrunner chromosome 7, arahy.Tifrunner.gnm2.J5K5, whole genome shotgun sequence window:
- the LOC112703211 gene encoding DEAD-box ATP-dependent RNA helicase 16, translating to MAATTTENILKETMQRYEEDASDDKSFEELGVDARLIRALLKKGIDKPTPIQRVAIPLILEGKDVVARAKTGSGKTFAYLLPMLQKLFANVDRKKQAPNAFVLVPTRELCQQVYTEVVSLIELCRVQLKVAQLNSNMQASDLRAALTGPPDILISTPACLAKCLFDGVLQPASINATLETLILDEADLLLSYGYENDIKSFTPHVPRSCQCLLMSATSSTDVDKLKKLILHNPFILTLPEVGNNKDDVIPKNVQQFWILCPANDKLLYTLAVLKLELVQKKVLIFTNDIDMSFRLKLFLEKFGIKSAVLNAELPQNSRLHILEEFNAGLFDYLIATDVSQSKEKDEAPKEGKGSRKSRKHKLKLDSEFGVVRGIDFKNVFTVINFDMPRSVAGYVHRIGRTGRAYSSGASISLVSTDEMETLEEVKAFVGDDENKGSNTIVEFPFLTKNAVESLRYRAEDIGKSVTKIAVRESRAQDLRNEILNSEKLKAHFESNPRDLDLLKHDKVLSKNAPPSHLRDVPNYLLDKTTQEARKMVKLASDAMGNNNRRKGFKKKPKTGGDPLKAISAAVSKRSHKGGSHNNSGGRHKHRKTD from the exons ATGGCGGCGACAACAACCGAAAACATATTGAAAGAAACAATGCAGCGATATGAAGAAGATGCAAGCGACGATAAGAGCTTCGAGGAGCTCGGTGTGGACGCTCGTCTCATTCGTGCCTTGCtcaagaaaggaatcgacaagcCCACACCAATTCAGAGAGTCGCTATTCCACTCATTCTG GAAGGTAAGGATGTGGTTGCTCGTGCGAAGACGGGTTCTGGGAAGACGTTTGCTTACCTTCTCCCCATGCTACAGAAACTATTCGCTAATGTTGATCGCAAGAAGCAGGCACCCAATGCTTTTGTTCTTGTTCCGACTCGCGAGCTGTGTCAACAG GTCTACACAGAGGTTGTGTCACTCATTGAGTTATGCCGAGTTCAACTGAAAGTCGCCCAATTGAATAGCAATATGCAAGCTTCTGATCTG CGTGCAGCTCTGACTGGACCTCCTGATATTTTGATATCCACACCTGCTTGCCTAGCAAAGTGCCTGTTTGATGGTGTACTTCAACCAGCTTCCATTAATGCTACGCTTGAAACTCTAATTCTTGATGAG GCAGATCTTCTGTTATCATATGGATATGAAAATGATATAAAATCTTTTACGCCTCATGTACCCAGAAGTTGCCAGTGTCTTCTTATGTCCGCAACATCAAG TACTGATGTTGACAAACTAAAGAAGTTGATTCTACACAACCCATTCATTTTGACTTTGCCTGAAGTGGGAAATAATAAGGATGACGTGATCCCAAAAAATGTTCAGCAGTTCTGG ATCTTGTGCCCTGCCAATGATAAATTGCTCTACACCCTTGCTGTTTTGAAGTTGGAGTTAGTGCAAAAGAAAGTTCTGATATTCACTAATGACATAGACATGAGTTTCAGATTGAAATTATTCCTAGAAAAG TTTGGGATTAAGTCTGCTGTTTTAAATGCTGAGTTGCCACAGAATTCCCGACTCCATATTCTTGAG GAGTTCAATGCTGGTCTGTTTGATTATCTTATTGCAACTGATGTCAGTCAGTCGAAGGAGAAGGATGAAGCACCTAAAGAAGGCAAAGGATCACGAAAGTCTAGGAAACATAAACTTAAACTCGATTCTGAATTTGGAGTAGTAAGGGGAATTGATTTCAAAAATGTATTCACG GTTATAAACTTTGATATGCCTCGAAGTGTTGCAGGATATGTACATCGAATTGGACGTACAGGAAGAGCATATAGTTCTGGTGCTTCTATTTCTCTG GTTTCAACAGATGAGATGGAAACATTGGAAGAAGTAAAAGCTTttgttggtgatgatgaaaacaagGGCTCAAACACAATTGTGGAGTTTCCTTTCCTCACCAAGAATGCAGTTGAATCTTTGCGGTATAGGGCTGAG GACATTGGGAAGAGCGTAACTAAAATTGCTGTGCGAGAATCACGTGCTCAGGATTTGCGGAATGAAATTCTAAACTCTGAAAA GTTGAAGGCCCACTTTGAAAGTAATCCAAGAGACTTAG ATCTGTTGAAACATGACAAAGTTTTAAGCAAGAATGCACCTCCTTCGCACCTGCGTGATGTGCCTAACTACCTATTAGACAAGACCACCCAGGAGGCAAGGAAAATGGTCAAGCTTGCAAGTGATGCAATGGGAAATAATAATCGTCGCAAGGGATTCAAGAAAAAACCAAAAACAGGTGGAGACCCTTTGAAGGCTATCTCTGCTGCG GTATCAAAAAGATCGCACAAAGGTGGAAGCCACAACAATAGCGGTGGTAGACATAAGCACAGAAAGACCGACTGA